A single window of Triplophysa rosa linkage group LG20, Trosa_1v2, whole genome shotgun sequence DNA harbors:
- the rrp9 gene encoding U3 small nucleolar RNA-interacting protein 2 isoform X1 yields the protein MSSFFIKKKVASAALNKGDKSSTFLKRKSNTDDGTARSKKSSKRMNEEISSDSENEGPANRRQGENEKIEIDETPQEKKLRLAKLYLDQLRDEEEKKAEEESFEADLIAERLQDDVLEQKGKLQRLIAKELIAPEPEEIRLLRGHKLSVTCLVITPDEKYIFSASKDCSIIKWEVESGKKVHKIPGGHKAKEGQHVGHKGHVLCMAISSDGKYLATGDMNKLILIWDAATCKHLYKFTGHRDAVSGLAFRRGTHDLYSASHDRSVKVWNVNENAYVETMFGHQDKITALDCLSRERCVTAGGRDGTVRVWKIAEESQLVFNGHEGSIDCIQLINEEYMVTGGDDGAVSVWTVNKKKPLATVKQAHGICGNTGLEQPRWLSSVAALHNSDTIASGASGSHNSSVQLWMCGQGFRGLEPLFSVPVTGFVNSLKFSSSGKFLVAGVGQEHRLGRWWRIKEAKNGLYIIPLKRKTKESEVVQ from the exons AGCAATACAGACGATGGCACAGCAAGATCAAAAAAGTCCAGTAAGCGAATGAACGAAGAAATCTCGAGTGACTCGGAAAATGAGGG TCCAGCGAACAGAAGACAGGGTGAAAATGAAAAGATTGAGATCGATGAGACGCCACAGGAGAAGAAACTTAGGCTTGCCAAACTTTACCTGGACCAGCTGAGAGATGAAG AGGAGAAGAAAGCGGAAGAGGAATCATTTGAAGCAGACTTGATCGCTGAAAGACTACAGGATGATGTG CTGGAACAGAAAGGCAAACTGCAAAGACTGATAGCCAAAGAG CTCATAGCTCCAGAGCCAGAAGAGATCAGGTTGTTGAGAGGACACAAACTGTCCGTCACATGTCTCGTCATCACCCCAGATGAGAAATACATCTTTTCCGCAAGCAAAGACTGCTCCATCATCAAAT GGGAGGTGGAGAGTGGAAAGAAGGTGCATAAGATTCCAGGTGGACATAAAGCAAAAGAAGGTCAGCACGTGGGACACAAAGGGCATGTGCTGTGTATGGCCATATCGTCTGATGGCAAATACCTG GCTACAGGAGACATGAATAAACTCATTCTGATTTGGGATGCTGCAACATGTAAACACCTGTACAAGTTCACAGGTCACAGAGACGCTGTATCG GGTTTGGCATTCAGAAGAGGGACCCATGACCTCTACAGCGCATCACACGACCGCTCTGTGAAAGTGTGGAACGTGAATGAGAACGCATACGTGGAAACTAT GTTTGGCCATCAGGACAAGATCACAGCGCTGGATTGTTTGAGCAGAGAGAGATGTGTGACCGCAGGAGGACGAGACGGAACCGTCAGAGTCTGGAAGATTGCGGAAGAATCGCAGCTTGTGTTTAACGGACACGA GGGTTCGATTGATTGTATCCAGCTGATAAATGAAGAGTACATGGTTACAGGAGGTGATGATGG CGCCGTGTCGGTTTGGACTGTTAATAAAAAGAAGCCGCTGGCCACGGTGAAGCAAGCCCACGGTATCTGTGGCAACACGGGTCTGGAGCAACCTCGATGGTTATCGTCCGTGGCGGCGTTGCACAACTCCGACACCATCGCGTCAGGTGCTTcag GTTCCCATAATTCATCAGTGCAGCTTTGGATGTGTGGGCAGGGATTCAGAGGCCTGGAGCCTCTCTTCAGCGTCCCAGTG ACGGGATTTGTAAACAGCCTGAAATTCTCCAGTTCGGGAAAGTTTCTGGTGGCAGGAGTTGGACAAGAGCACAG ATTGGGCCGATGGTGGAGAATAAAGGAAGCCAAAAACGGACTGTATATCATTCCACTCAAAAGAAAAACTAAAGAGTCTGAAGTTGTCCAATAA
- the rrp9 gene encoding U3 small nucleolar RNA-interacting protein 2 isoform X2: MSSFFIKKKVASAALNKGDKSSTFLKRKSNTDDGTARSKKSSKRMNEEISSDSENEGPANRRQGENEKIEIDETPQEKKLRLAKLYLDQLRDEEEKKAEEESFEADLIAERLQDDVLEQKGKLQRLIAKELIAPEPEEIRLLRGHKLSVTCLVITPDEKYIFSASKDCSIIKWEVESGKKVHKIPGGHKAKEGQHVGHKGHVLCMAISSDGKYLATGDMNKLILIWDAATCKHLYKFTGHRDAVSGLAFRRGTHDLYSASHDRSVKVWNVNENAYVETMFGHQDKITALDCLSRERCVTAGGRDGTVRVWKIAEESQLVFNGHEGSIDCIQLINEEYMVTGGDDGAVSVWTVNKKKPLATVKQAHGICGNTGLEQPRWLSSVAALHNSDTIASGSHNSSVQLWMCGQGFRGLEPLFSVPVTGFVNSLKFSSSGKFLVAGVGQEHRLGRWWRIKEAKNGLYIIPLKRKTKESEVVQ, from the exons AGCAATACAGACGATGGCACAGCAAGATCAAAAAAGTCCAGTAAGCGAATGAACGAAGAAATCTCGAGTGACTCGGAAAATGAGGG TCCAGCGAACAGAAGACAGGGTGAAAATGAAAAGATTGAGATCGATGAGACGCCACAGGAGAAGAAACTTAGGCTTGCCAAACTTTACCTGGACCAGCTGAGAGATGAAG AGGAGAAGAAAGCGGAAGAGGAATCATTTGAAGCAGACTTGATCGCTGAAAGACTACAGGATGATGTG CTGGAACAGAAAGGCAAACTGCAAAGACTGATAGCCAAAGAG CTCATAGCTCCAGAGCCAGAAGAGATCAGGTTGTTGAGAGGACACAAACTGTCCGTCACATGTCTCGTCATCACCCCAGATGAGAAATACATCTTTTCCGCAAGCAAAGACTGCTCCATCATCAAAT GGGAGGTGGAGAGTGGAAAGAAGGTGCATAAGATTCCAGGTGGACATAAAGCAAAAGAAGGTCAGCACGTGGGACACAAAGGGCATGTGCTGTGTATGGCCATATCGTCTGATGGCAAATACCTG GCTACAGGAGACATGAATAAACTCATTCTGATTTGGGATGCTGCAACATGTAAACACCTGTACAAGTTCACAGGTCACAGAGACGCTGTATCG GGTTTGGCATTCAGAAGAGGGACCCATGACCTCTACAGCGCATCACACGACCGCTCTGTGAAAGTGTGGAACGTGAATGAGAACGCATACGTGGAAACTAT GTTTGGCCATCAGGACAAGATCACAGCGCTGGATTGTTTGAGCAGAGAGAGATGTGTGACCGCAGGAGGACGAGACGGAACCGTCAGAGTCTGGAAGATTGCGGAAGAATCGCAGCTTGTGTTTAACGGACACGA GGGTTCGATTGATTGTATCCAGCTGATAAATGAAGAGTACATGGTTACAGGAGGTGATGATGG CGCCGTGTCGGTTTGGACTGTTAATAAAAAGAAGCCGCTGGCCACGGTGAAGCAAGCCCACGGTATCTGTGGCAACACGGGTCTGGAGCAACCTCGATGGTTATCGTCCGTGGCGGCGTTGCACAACTCCGACACCATCGCGTCAG GTTCCCATAATTCATCAGTGCAGCTTTGGATGTGTGGGCAGGGATTCAGAGGCCTGGAGCCTCTCTTCAGCGTCCCAGTG ACGGGATTTGTAAACAGCCTGAAATTCTCCAGTTCGGGAAAGTTTCTGGTGGCAGGAGTTGGACAAGAGCACAG ATTGGGCCGATGGTGGAGAATAAAGGAAGCCAAAAACGGACTGTATATCATTCCACTCAAAAGAAAAACTAAAGAGTCTGAAGTTGTCCAATAA